One Vigna unguiculata cultivar IT97K-499-35 chromosome 7, ASM411807v1, whole genome shotgun sequence genomic region harbors:
- the LOC114192223 gene encoding RING-H2 finger protein ATL70, whose product MNNNTSDSSGYLGSSNISGFGMGIGISIGILLLITTITLTSYFCTRSQVPAAPRRRTSSSTGPQFLEPHHTIVDVGLDEATIMNYPKMLFSEAKLRKSDSTPTSCSICLGDYKSSDVLRVLPDCEHVFHLNCIDPWLRLHPTCPLCRTSPIPTPLSTPLAEVVPLATRRD is encoded by the coding sequence ATGAACAACAACACAAGTGATTCATCTGGGTACCTTGGATCCAGCAACATAAGTGGGTTTGGCATGGGCATAGGAATCTCAATTGGGATTCTTCTGCTGATCACAACCATCACACTCACCTCCTACTTCTGCACCAGGTCACAGGTGCCAGCTGCTCCAAGGAGAAGAACTTCTTCTTCAACTGGCCCACAATTCCTTGAGCCACACCACACAATAGTTGATGTTGGGTTGGATGAAGCCACAATCATGAACTACCCCAAGATGCTGTTCTCTGAAGCCAAGCTGAGAAAATCTGATTCCACACCAACAAGCTGTTCCATATGTCTGGGAGATTACAAAAGTTCTGATGTGCTAAGGGTTTTGCCAGATTGTGAACATGTGTTTCACCTCAACTGCATAGACCCATGGTTAAGGCTGCATCCAACTTGTCCTCTCTGCAGAACATCACCTATCCCAACACCTCTCTCCACACCTCTTGCAGAAGTTGTCCCATTAGCAACAAGGCGAGATTGA
- the LOC114189497 gene encoding agamous-like MADS-box protein AGL62: protein MDSKNMAKKTLKKTKGRQKIEIKKMSNEHNLRVTFSKRRTGIFKKASELATLCGVDIAVIMFSPSNQVFSFGSPNVDPVIQRYMAQGPPPLLTLDLNEAHSTVDEGELHAQLNNLSDQMAAEKKHEEGLKRVMKDVEEHSWWAMPMDCMNDAQLEKYKKMLEDLKERVNEKREKLLLQTTFAYNSPSQFLSAGSNNSFSSSVDNNSETIHPPLSL, encoded by the coding sequence ATGGATTCCAAGAACATGGCAAAGAAGACCCTGAAGAAGACGAAGGGTCGTCAgaagattgagataaaaaagatGAGCAACGAGCATAACCTTCGGGTGACGTTCTCGAAGCGTCGCACCGGGATTTTCAAGAAAGCGAGCGAGCTTGCAACGCTGTGTGGCGTGGACATTGCTGTCATCATGTTTTCTCCGAGCAACCAGGTTTTCTCGTTCGGAAGCCCTAACGTGGACCCTGTTATCCAGCGCTACATGGCGCAGGGTCCACCTCCGCTTCTGACGCTGGACCTGAACGAGGCTCACAGCACCGTGGACGAGGGAGAACTCCATGCGCAACTCAACAACCTCTCCGACCAGATGGCGGCGGAGAAGAAACACGAAGAGGGTCTGAAACGTGTGATGAAGGACGTGGAAGAACACTCGTGGTGGGCCATGCCGATGGATTGCATGAACGATGCGCAGCTTGAGAAGTACAAGAAGATGTTGGAGGATCTGAAGGAACGCGTGAATGAAAAACGCGAGAAGCTCCTTCTGCAGACCACTTTTGCTTACAACTCACCCTCTCAGTTTCTCTCAGCTGGAAGCAACAACTCCTTTTCTTCCAGTGTTGATAACAACTCTGAAACTATACATCCGCCATTGTCGTTGTAG
- the LOC114190076 gene encoding putative phosphatidylglycerol/phosphatidylinositol transfer protein DDB_G0282179 produces MEILSSKFFFFSTLCLLCAFTNAADIRYCDKKADYDVEVSGVEISPDPIARGQPATFSIAANTGKALSGGKLVIDVSYFGWHIHSETHDLCGETTCPVSIGDFVIAHSQVLPGFTPPGSYTLKMKMFDGNKHELTCITFGFDIGFGSSVADM; encoded by the exons ATGGAAATCTTAAGCTCCaagttcttcttcttttcaacTCTCTGTCTTCTCTGCGCATTTACCAACGCCGCAGATATTCGCTATTGCG ATAAGAAAGCTGACTACGATGTTGAGGTCAGTGGGGTTGAGATATCTCCTGATCCCATCGCAAGAGGCCAGCCTGCTACATTCAGCATTGCTGCAAATACAG GTAAAGCATTGTCAGGAGGGAAACTAGTGATTGATGTGTCTTATTTCGGATGGCACATACATAGTGAGACTCATGATCTTTGTGGAGAAACCACTTGCCCTGTTTCCATTGGAGATTTCGTCATTGCTCATTCACAAGTTTTACCTGGATTCACTCCACCT GGTTCATACACTTTGAAGATGAAGATGTTCGATGGAAATAAGCATGAGTTAACCTGCATCACATTTGGTTTTGATATTGGGTTTGGTTCCTCTGTTGCAGATATGTAA
- the LOC114189967 gene encoding uncharacterized protein At5g39865 — protein MCKIGINAGNSVHNDNKLAEQEIGLKESENDNHYVEYKMGFQVTPIKGSKDKELVDENLVVSSPSKIMQQIAGNNECPSLADFDEIHPPGGSQAVILYTTSMRGIRKTFQDCNTVRFLLRSFKIIYHERDVSMHLEYREELWKILGGKVIPPRLFIKGRYIGGADEVVGLHEMGWLGKLLEGTPIDFVDASCNGCACTRFVICYSCNGSCKVFTTYGDNKNECFIRCLECNENGLVKCPICY, from the exons ATGTGCAAGATTGGGATTAATGCTGGCAATTCG GTTCACAACGACAACAAGCTGGCTGAGCAAGAGATTGGCCtaaaagaaagtgaaaatgaTAACCATTACGTGGAATACAAAATGGGATTTCAAGTCACACCCATCAAAGGGTCCAAAGATAAAGAGCTTGTTGATGAAAACTTAGTTGTTTCTAGTCCAAGCAAAATTATGCAGCAAATTGCAGGCAACAACGAGTGTCCATCTCTTGCAGATTTTGATGAGATACATCCACCAGGTGGAAGCCAAGCAGTGATTCTCTACACCACAAGCATGAGAGGCATAAGAAAAACCTTTCAAGACTGCAACACTGTGCGCTTTTTGCTAAGAAGCTTCAAGATAATATATCATGAGAGGGATGTTTCGATGCACTTGGAGTACAGAGAGGAATTGTGGAAGATATTGGGTGGCAAAGTGATCCCTCCGAGACTTTTCATCAAGGGAAGATACATTGGAGGAGCTGATGAAGTTGTAGGATTGCATGAGATGGGTTGGCTTGGAAAGCTCTTGGAAGGAACACCAATTGACTTTGTTGATGCTTCTTGCAATGGTTGTGCCTGTACGAGGTTTGTTATTTGCTACAGTTGCAATGGTAGTTGCAAAGTTTTCACCACCTATGGTGACAACAAAAATGAATGCTTCATCAGGTGTCTTGAATGCAACGAGAATGGGCTTGTTAAATGTCCTATTTGCTACTAG
- the LOC114190698 gene encoding uncharacterized protein LOC114190698: MVVKMMRWRPWPPLVSKKYEVRLVVKTLTLQGCDLVRPGADKGLVLQIKWKGPKLTLSSLRRNAIARNFTREAQPQPNDVVFWDEEFHTLCTLSAYKDNAFHPWEIAFSLFNGLNQRSKTKVPVVGTATLNLAEFASVVDQKDFDLNIPITVSGGAAESSPLLSISISLVELRAAQESTEIVHKSIVPVPSSPLVQPGETTLAEKDELSTFKAGLRKVKIFTEFVSVRKAKKAGHEEEGSEGNFSGRSDDGEYNYPFDSDSLDDFEEGESDEVKEDSSVRKSFSYGKLAYANAGGAFYSSMRVNGEDEDWVYYSNHRSDVGISHKDDSTVSATEPSVLQSSRRSILPWRKRKLSFRSPKSKGEPLLKKAYGEEGGDDIDYDRRQLSSDESLSLGKTEDDSGANRSSVSEFGDDNFAVGSWEQKEVLSRDGHMKLQTQVFFASIDQRSERAAGESACTALVAVIADWFQNNHDLMPIKSQFDSLIRDGSLEWRNLCENQTYRERFPDKHFDLETVIQAKIRPLSVVPGKSFIGFFHPEGMDEGRFDFLHGAMSFDNIWDEISRAGQECTSNDEPQIYIISWNDHFFILKVEADAYCIIDTLGERLYEGCNHAYILKFDSNTVIYKMQDVAQGSGEKPANDLQTVAEVLEQNDRQIQPISGKEVDSVVDTEEQVKNDQEEEVVCRGKEACKEYIKSFLAAIPIRELQTDVKKGLISSTQTPFHHRLQIEFHYTQLLPSYVAPPVAEASMTMPDTLALAVTEAEASMTMPDTLALAVTEVSA; this comes from the exons ATGGTGGTGAAGATGATGCGGTGGAGGCCGTGGCCGCCGCTGGTGTCGAAGAAGTACGAGGTTAGGCTGGTGGTGAAGACCCTCACTCTCCAGGGATGCGATCTGGTGCGGCCAGGCGCAGATAAGGGTCTGGTACTCCAGATTAAGTGGAAGGGTCCCAAACTCACGCTTAGCTCGCTGCGAAGAAACGCCATAGCCAGGAACTTCACCAGAGAGGCGCAACCTCAACCTAACGACGTCGTTTTCTGGGACGAGGAGTTTCACACGCTCTGCACCCTCTCTGCCTACAAAGACAATGCCTTTCACCCCTGGGAAATCGCTTTCTCTCTCTTCAAT GGTTTGAATCAAAGGTCAAAGACTAAGGTTCCGGTGGTTGGAACTGCGACTTTGAATCTGGCTGAATTTGCATCTGTGGTTGATCAAAAGGATTTTGATTTGAACATTCCTATTACAGTTTCTGGCGGTGCTGCGGAGTCCTCTCCTTTACTTAGT ATATCAATTAGTTTGGTGGAATTAAGAGCGGCTCAAGAGAGCACAGAAATAGTTCATAAATCGATAGTGCCTGTGCCTTCTTCACCCTTGGTTCAGCCAGGAGAAACTACCTTGGCTGAGAAAGATGAGCTTTCGACCTTCAAAGCTGGTCTTCGGAAAGTGAAAATTTTTACCGAGTTTGTGTCTGTTAGGAAGGCAAAGAAAGCTGGGCATGAGGAAGAGGGAAGTGAGGGCAATTTCTCTGGCAGGAGTGACGATGGTGAATACAATTACCCTTTTGACTCTGATTCACTTGATGATTTCGAAGAGGGTGAGTCCGATGAGGTTAAGGAGGATTCCAGTGTGAGGAAGTCGTTTAGTTATGGAAAACTGGCCTATGCAAATGCCGGAGGGGCGTTTTATTCCAGCATGAGGGTGAATGGCGAGGACGAAGACTGGGTTTACTACAGCAATCACAGATCAGATGTTGGGATTTCCCACAAAGACGATTCTACCGTGTCAGCGACCGAGCCTTCTGTGTTGCAGAGCTCAAGGCGTAGTATACTGCCTTGGAGGAAGAGGAAGTTGAGTTTCAGATCTCCTAAATCTAAGGGGGAGCCATTGTTAAAGAAGGCTTATGGTGAAGAAGGTGGTGATGACATTGATTATGATCGCAGACAGCTTAGCTCTGATGAATCCCTTTCACTTGGG AAGACTGAAGATGATTCAGGTGCGAATCGATCATCAGTATCTGAATTCGGGGATGACAATTTTGCTGTTGGGAGTTGGGAGCAGAAAGAAGTATTGAGCCGTGATGGCCACATGAAACTTCAGACACAGGTCTTCTTTGCCTCAATTGATCAGCGTAGTGAACGTGCTGCAGGTGAGAGTGCATGTACTGCTCTTGTTGCAGTAATAGCTGATTGGTTCCAAAACAATCATGATCTTATGCCGATAAAGTCCCAATTTGATAGTCTTATTCGAGATGGCTCATTGGAATGGAGGAACTTGTGTGAAAACCAAACCTACAGGGAGCGATTCCCTGACAAACATTTTGATCTCGAAACAGTCATTCAAGCCAAAATCCGCCCCCTTTCTGTGGTTCCTGGCAAATCCTTTATTGGGTTTTTTCACCCAGAAGGAATGGATGAAGGCAGATTTGATTTTCTGCATGGGGCCATGTCCTTTGATAACATCTGGGATGAGATAAGTCGTGCTGGACAGGAGTGCACTAGTAATGATGAACCCCAGATTTACATTATTAGCTGGAACGACCATTTCTTCATCCTCAAAGTTGAAGCTGATGCTTACTGCATAATTGACACTTTGGGAGAGAGGCTTTATGAAGGATGCAATCACGCATATATCTTGAAATTTGACAGCAACACGGTGATATACAAAATGCAAGATGTTGCTCAAGGGTCAGGAGAAAAACCAGCTAATGACCTGCAAACTGTTGCAGAAGTATTAGAGCAGAATGACAGGCAAATCCAGCCAATCAGTGGTAAAGAGGTGGACTCTGTTGTGGATACTGAAGAACAGGTGAAGAATGACCAGGAAGAGGAGGTTGTGTGCCGAGGAAAGGAAGCATGCAAAGAATATATCAAAAGCTTCTTGGCTGCGATCCCTATTAGAGAATTGCAAACAGATGTCAAGAAAGGTTTAATATCATCCACTCAAACACCATTTCATCATAGGCTACAAATTGAGTTTCACTACACTCAGCTTTTGCCGTCTTATGTTGCACCTCCAGTGGCTGAAGCATCCATGACTATGCCGGATACTCTTGCACTCGCTGTAACTGAGGCTGAAGCATCCATGACTATGCCCGATACTCTTGCACTCGCTGTAACTGAGGTTTCCGCATGA